A region of the Myxococcus stipitatus DSM 14675 genome:
TCCAGGCATCGGCGCAAGGTGTCTCGCACGGCCTCCTCACGCAGCAGCTCAGCGGGCGGAGCGCGGACCGCGGAGGGGAAGGCCGAGATGCTCGCGGAGAGCCGCGCCAGGTGCCGGGCGAGGAACAGCGGTGTCCCTTCGTCGATGCGGAACGTGGTGAAGAACCCCGCGCCGAAGAAGAAGCCCTGAGCGAAGTCGTGCAGGCGCACGTCCTCCCAGCGCGTCACTTCGCCATTCACCGCCACCGTGGAGAACATGGAGGCACCTTCAAGTCGCGAGGAAGTTGGCGAGGAGCCGAGGGCCGTGGATGGTGAGGAAGGACTCGGGATGGAACTGCACGCCCTCCAGTCCCGGCAGCTCCCGATGGCGCATGCCCATGATGAGCCCCTCATGCCATGCCGTCACTTCCAGGCAGTCCGGAAGGCTCTCACGGTCCACGACCAGCGAGTGATAGCGCGCGGCGGTGAACGGGTCTGGCAGCGCGCGGAAGACGCCTTGCCCCGAGTGGCGCACGTCCGCTGTCTTTCCATGCACCGGCAGGGGGGCTCGCACGACCTTCGCGCCGAAGACCTGCCCGAGGCACTGGTGTCCCAGACACACCCCGAGCAGCGGCACGCGTCCGCCGAAGGCGCGAATCACCTCCAGCGAGATGCCCGCGTCATCCGGTGTCCCAGGGCCTGGAGAGATGACGATGCGCTCGGGCTTGAGCGCTTCGATGTCCGCTACGGTGAGGGCGTCATTGCGGACCACCTTCATGCGCGCCCCCTGAGCTCCGAGCGCCTGGACGAGGTTGAAGGTGAACGAGTCGAAGTTGTCGATGAGGAGAATCATCGCGCCCCTCTGCTCGCGGAGAGCGCCAGCAGTTGCGAGCGCGCCTTGTTGAGCGTCTCCTTGTATTCCTGCCGTGCCTGCGAGTCGTGGACGATGCCTCCGCCCACCTGCGCGTAGGCCCGGCCGTCCTTCACGAGCAGCGTGCGGATGACGATGTTCAGGTCCAGGTCCCCTGTGAACGACAGGTAGCCGAGGGAGCCCGTGTAGAGCCCGCGCGTCTGGGGCTCCAACTCGGAGATGAGCTGCATGGTGCGAATCTTCGGCACGCCCGTAATCGTCCCGCCGGGGAACAGCGCTCCCACGACGTCGAGGGGCTCGACTCCCGGAGCAAGCTGTCCTGTCACCTCCGACTCGATGTGCAGGACGTGGGCGTACTCGACAATCTCCATCAGCTTAACCACCTCGACGGTGCCGTAGGCACAGACGCGTCCCAGGTCATTGCGCTCCAGGTCGACGAGCATCGCGTGCTCGGCGCGCTCCTTCTCGCTGGTGCGCAATTCTTGGACGAACCGGGCCTCCTCCTCGGCGGTCCCCCTGCGACGCGTCCCCGCGATGGGGCGGGTGATGGCGCGCCCCTGCTCCACCCGGACGAGCCGCTCCGGGGAGGCGCTCACGACCTGGAAGCCATCCCCTTCGAGATAGCTGGCGAAGTGAACGGGGTTCGTGGCGGACAGCGTCTCGTAGAGGGCCAGGGACTCGCCAGGGAAGTCCACCTCCAGCCGCTGCGAGAGATTGACCTGATACGTGTCTCCCGCGCGGATGTACTCACGCACGCGCTCCACCGCGTCCAGGTAGTCCGGCGGGGTGAAGTTGGAGCGCGCTTCGGCGAGGGGCGTGCTCGGGTCTGGCGGCGCGGGAGGCGGCGTGGCGACGGCTTGGCGCACTTGGGCTTCGAGTGCATCCAGTCGTCGCCGCGCATCCGCCCAGTCATCGCCCGTGGCGATGGCGAGCACGTGGCCTTCGAGGTGGTCCACCGCGAGGAAGGTGTCCACGAAGGACAGGGCGATGTCCGGCAGCTTCAGGTCGTCGCGAGGATGACGAGGCAGTGACTCGAAGTAGTGGAGCGCCTCGTAGGCGAAGAAGCCCACGGCGCCGCCGAGGAACAAAGGCAGTCCGGGCTGACTGACACCGCGCCACTTCCTGAGCAGCGCGCGGAGTGTCTCCAGCGGAGTGCCGGGCTGGAGCACGTCATCGACGAAGCACTGGTCGCCCTTGGCGGAGAAGCGCAGGAAGGGCTCGGCGCCCACGAACGAGTAGCGCCCCTCCGCGCTCACGCGCGTGCTCTCCAGCAGGAACCGGTGCTCGGGCGGCAGGGCCCGCAGCAGGTCCACGGGCCGGAGGGCACCAGGCTCCAGCCGTCGATACACGGGGACCTGGTTGAAGCCCTGGGCCACGAGCGCATCGAAGCGCTCGCGGTCCAACGGAGGAGGAAGCGGCCGGGTGCTCATTCCGACGCGCTTCCTAGCAGGAACTCGACCCGCCCGTTCAGCTCATGGCGTGTCCGACCCCGACTGCTTCCGGCTGAGCCGGGCGAGCTCGAGAATCTGGTCCTCGGGGAGCTGCGTCGTCTTGAAGACGGAGCAGTCCGCCTTGAGCTGCTGGACGCGGCCGTCGCTCAGCACGTGGAACTGCCCTGGCTTCTGACCCGGAAGTCGAGCATCGGCGTCGACGCGACTATCGGCGAAGAGCGAGCGGACCCGCTTCAGCGCGTTCTCCTCCTTGATCTTCCCCACGAACCAGGACTGCACGTTTTCGCGGCACTTGTAGTCGAAGTCGCCAGGGCTCTGGGTCGCGAGCATCACACCCACGCCCGCGGAGCGCGCTCGCCTGAGCAGACTCTCCATGGGCTCCTTGGTCGCGGGCTTGCTCGTCGCGGGCAGGTACATGTCCGCCTCGTCGAAGAGGAGCACGGCCTGGAGCTTCGAGGACGGGTGCTGGCTGGCCCAGCGCAGCGTCTCCAAGAGGAGCTGGGACACCCAGAAGAGGATGCGCGAGTTGTCCCCCAGGAACTTGGTGCTGATGATGCTCAGCCGCGTGCGCCCAGGGACTCCGTGCACGCCGCGTCCGAGCAGCTCGTCCAGGTCGAGCCGCTCTCCGCCCGTAGACAGCATCGTGCGCAGGTTGATGCGCAGCACGCTGAGGTCCTGGGCGAGCTTGGCGAAGGTCCTGGTGGGGATGCCGTCCGTGGCCTCCAGGAGCGCCGGGTCCTGCGCGATGATGAACTGCTGGAGCAGCTCCAGCGTGACTTCCTTGCCCAGGGATTGATTCATCAACAAGCGGAGCGCCTGGGCGAGGACGGCCTTCGCGGCCTTGTCGTTGGGACTGGTCCGGTAGTCGAGCATCCCCGCGATGGCATCCGCCGCTTGCTGGATGGACTGGTCGCGGTCCTCGGCGGGCAGGGACTCGAGTCCATGGGGCACGACGGGAATCGCCAGGGGTCTGCCGTCCGAGCGGCCCGGGGTGTAGAGCGCCACGTCCACGCGCTCGCGGAGCAGGCGCCGCCGCTCGCGCAAGGCCGCGTCTTCCAGGGGCTCGGCCCAGGACTCCGCGCGGGCGTAGGTGGCGAGGTCTCCCTTCCTGTCGATGAGGATGACGGGGATGCCACGCAGCAGGAGTTGTTCCAGGATGTTGAGCGCGAGCGTCGTCTTCCCGCTGCCCGTGCCGCCCAGGAAGGCGCTGTGACGCGTCAGGTCCGAGGGCTCCAACGAGATGGGCTGTGAGAGCAGTCCTTCCGAGCTCCCGAGCTTCAGCGCGCCCGTGAGGACCTCGGAGGGAATCGGAGTCCCCGACGCGGGCGTGCTGCGAGGCCGGGGCTTGAGCCCCCCAGGGACGGCCGCTGGCGGGGGGACACGAGGCTCTTGTTCCGGCAGGAGCTGGCCCGCCGGTTCGAGGTGGAACGGCCCGAGGTCCGCATCGTTGTTCGCCAGGCCCGCGTTCGGTGCGGGAGTGTCGGCGCGGGCGACTCGGAGCGGCACGGGCGTGGGCGCGACCGGGGGCACAGGTGTTGGTGCCACCAGGGAACCCGGCTCGCGCGGTGGGACGGGCAAGGCTCGGCCGAAGGGCGTCGTGGCGGCGTCATTGAACATCTGCGTCTGCCCTCCTGCCGTGAGGCCATTCCGAGGCGAGGCTCGAGGTTGGAAGCCAGTCGCTTCCACGGGCCTCGGAGGTTGAGGCTTGGGGCTCGAGGTCCCCGCGGCAGCCGGGCGCCCGAGTCGCTCCAGGCCGAGGATGTCCCCCATGGACTTGAGTCGGGTGATGGGGCGGGCCGAGCGGCTCCACGCGGCGAAGGAGGGCTGCCCGACATGCAGCGCGCGGAAGTCGCGCATGGCGACCAGGTCCCTCAGCTCGCTGTCTCCGAGGACGACCCTGCGCCCGCCCTGCCGGACGAGCTTGCCCAACTGGTCCGAGACGATGGTCCCTGTGGAGGATGGAAAGTCGGAGGTCCGGATGAGGACGGGTGTGCTGCCCGCGGCGGCCTTGAGCGCATCGGCCATCTGTCGGCCGAGACCTCCGCCCTTCGAGCTGCGGTCACAGAGCGCGAGGACGAACTTGTTGCCGGACGGGTGCTCTCCGATGTCGAGCAGGTCGTTTCCATTGCGAGGCTTCACCGTGAATCGCGGCGAGCCGCCGAGCTCCTCGCTGCTCATCTCGACCGCCCAGGCGACCAGGGCGGAGATGTCGGAGGCGTCCTCGGGGAGCTTCTCCTTGTAGGCGGCGCGGAAGTCGGTCCAGGCCTGCTCGAGGTCGATTCCCGCGCCAGGAGGCTGCGTCCCGACGGCTGGGCCTCGGGTGGGGTGGGGGAGCGGGAAGGTGTCGGGCAGGAGTTGCTGCTCGATGGCGCGCTCGCGGTAGCGGCGGCACTCGTTGAGGACGTCGCGGGCGCGCTGTCCGCCCAGGGCATCGAAGCCCTTGGCGGGGATGGGATAGGTCGGGTCGGTGGGGTCGAAGGCCACGTCGCGCTGTTCATAGAGGTAGCGCAGGCGACGGGCGGCGATGTCTCGCGCGGTGTCCGCGGTGACGGTGCGCTCCAGCATCACGGGCTCTGGGTCGTTCTCGATGCGGTCGACCATGGAGCGCGTGAGCAGGGGCCGCATCTTCTCCCAGTAGTCGGACAGGCAGCACACGACGACCACGGCACGAGGCACCTTGCCCGCGATGGCGGCCAGCGTGGCGATGGCTCGGCGGAACGAGCTCTCCATCTGCGGACGCTGCTCGAAGTCGCTGATGTCCTCGACCTGGTCCACGCACAGCACCAGCGCGTGGTCCAGCGCACCCATGAGGCGGCCGAGCTGCTCCACCATGCGTGCGGCGCTGTCATCCGAGGTGCGGGGGACGAGCTCGCCGATGACCTTCCGGTCCTCGGGGGCGATGTCCTCGCAGCGCAGCCAGTTGAAGAGGCGGCGGTTGATGCGCGGGTCTCTGCGCTGGAAGTAGATGAGCGCGCGGAGCAGGTCCACCTCGACATTGCGGAAGCGAGGGTCCGCGAGGAGCTCGTCCGCGACGGCTCGGACGGTGCCGTGCAGCTCGTCGTCCTCCAGGATTTTCTGCTCGTGCTCGATGAGCGGCGCGAAGAGGCTGGTGCACTGGGCCATCAGCAGGTTGGACAGGTGCATCAGCCCGCTGTCGTCGCCCTGGGCCACGTCGTACGGGTGGTCCAGCGAGTCGATGAGGTTGGAGAGGAGATAGCGGTCGTAGTGCGTCGCATCGACTGTCATCGGCATGTAGCCGGTGAAGCCGCACTGCTGCCCGTGGGCGAGGTTGCGGAAGGCTCGCACGAGGTGCGTCTTGCCGCAGCCGGACTCGCCCAGGAGGAGCAGCAGCTTTCCTGTGTCGGGCGGCGGGGACGTGGTGGCGCGGCCCAGCAGGCGCGTGAAGGCGCGGCGGGCGGGGGCGCTGAGGGTCTCCACGTCGAACGGGTCCGGTTGCCAGAGGTACTGGCCCTGCTGGACGCCGCTGAAGACTTCACCACCGTCGGAGAGGAAGACCTCGAGTCGAGGGTCGCTGGACATGCACGCTCCTGAAGAGGGCGAATCAGATGACGACGAAGTGGAAGCTGGCGCCGAGTGAGCGCACCTCGGACTCGGCGACGTCCGTGGGGTTCATGGCGGAGACGAGGTCGGCGCGAGTCAGGGAGAGCTTCTGGGTGCGGTTGGCTTCGAGGAGCGCGGCGTCGAAGGCTTCTCGGCTGCTCCACTCGGGCTGGAGGGCCTTCCAGACGTGGGAGATGAACACCTTGTCGCGGCCGAAGCGCCCGGTGGGGAGGGCTCGGGCCACGGAGAGGACGCGCTCGGCGAAGTCCACGGTGGGCGGAGGCGCGAGGTCTCGCGCGGGGGCAGGGGCCGCGGTGAAGGCCCAGTCACGCAGGAGCGTCTGTCGCAGGGCCTCCGCGTCCGTGCGCGAGGCCCCCGCCGCGCGTGCCGCGAGCTGTTCAACGGCCTTGCGCGGGTCCTTCACCTCGGACTCGAGCAACTGGCCGAGGAGGTGTGCCTGGACGGCGCGGAGCGAGAAGGGCTTCTGTGAGTCGACGCCGAGCTGCTTCCAGAGGAGCCGGTCTCGAAGTTGGGAGAGTGAGGGCGCCCCTTCGGCGACGGCGGGGTACTCCCGCGCGAGCACGGCGGCGCGCATGCCGTCTGCGTCGGAGAGGCGCTGGGCCACGGGCTTCGACAGCGGGAGGTCGAGACAGTGGGCGAGGAGGTAGGTGGCCTTGAGCTTCTTCCAGGTGAGACCCTTGGGGAGTTGCTCGACGCGGAGGAACTGGAGGACGCGCGAGGCTCCCGGGGGAGTGAGCTCCAGGGTAGCCTTGCCTTGGAGCTTCACGAGGCCTTCGCTCAACAGGGCCTCCAGCTCGGAGTCGAGGCGGGACTTCCACTCGGCGCGGCTGAGGCGGTGTTCGACGAAGGCGCGAAGGGTCTTCTCCAGGTCGGAGCGGGTGCCTCGGCGTTGGGGGCGAGGGGCGAGCCAGGTGAGGATGAGTCCCGCCAATCGATTGTCAGGAGTGTCCATGTGATGTCCTTTGCGCGGAGGCTTCTGCTCGCCGGGCGGCGATGAGCGATTCGAGGGTCTTCAGGATTTCTTCGTACCGAGGCACGACGTCCTCTTCGAGGTAGCGGACCACCCAGTAGCCCGCGCGTTGGAGGGCGAGGTCCTTGCGTCTGTCGCGGCGGAAGCGTTCGGGTTCGAGGAAGTGGTGGTAGCCGTCGATTTCGAGGGCGATGCGGAGCTCGCGACTGAGGAAGTCGACTTCCAGGGGGCGGCCGCCGTCGTGGAGGTCGACGGTGGCATTGAGGGTGAAGAGGCCCCGAGTGGCGGGGTGGTTCTGGAGGACCTTGTCGTAGAGGAAGCGCTCCGCCTTGCTGCGAGCGCGGGCCTCGTCCTTCTGGCGGCCGGCGGGCGTGCGCGGCTTCGCGCGGGATTTCACGCGCCCAGGCGTGGGCAGCTCGATGAGTCCCTCGCGCAGCATGGCGAGCGCATGGGAGTCCTTGATGCCCAGCGCTTCGGACAGGGACTCGGGAGAGAGCAGGCAGGCGATGTGGAGCGAAGGGGCGGCGGTGCAGAGGGCCGTAGCCGCGTGCAGGCTACGCGGGTCGGAAGGGATGACGCGGAGCTGGAGGGCGGGAGCGCGACCCGCGGGAATGAGCGGGAGGAGCGCATGGAGGCCCTGGGCAGGATTGTGAGCGATGTGCTCGAGGAATCCAGTGGGGAGGGTCGCTGGGGGAGGCGGGTGCTCGAGGAGCTGGCGGCACAATGCCCAGGCGGTGGGCTCGGAGCGAGGGGGCTCGAGTCGCTCGAAGAGGACGCGGCGCTCATGGAGCGTCTTTCCCTCGAAGTGAAGTTCGCGCGGGGAGAAGGCGCGCTGGGAGAGGATGACGAAGGCTTCCGCGTCACGGGGCAGGTTGCGTTCGTGTGCGAGCAGGGTGGCCCAGGCCGTGACTGCGGAGGAGGGGTCACAGCTGTTGGAAGAAGCGGCCTTCAGGCCGCTGCGATGAAGCCATTCATCCCAGAGGAGGAGTGCCTGTGTCTGGGGGCCGACGAGGACACTGAGGGTAGGGATTCTCTCCGCGCGTCGGCGAGCGTGCCGGTCCAGCGAGTCGAGGAGCACGGTATCCGCCTGTGACAGCAAGCCATACCCCCGCGCGCCCACGAGAGGGACGCGCCACGTGGGAGATCCTGTTCCGTGCGTCTCAATCCTGGCAAGCGAAAGAGGTTGCCTTTCATTCAATGGCGCACAACCCATGGAGATGGGGTCGGACACGACATCATGGATGGTCATGTCACGACGACGGCGCTTGAAACCAGGCGAGTGCCCAGGCGCGGCTGCGATTTCCCATCTCATGAATCCTTCAATCCCGCGGAGCAGGATGTTCCACTGTGAGGAAGGCTTCACGACAGGTGATGTTGCCTGCGTCTATCGACACCGGCCTGCTCGTGGAGGTGCTGGGCTGCAGCGCCCGGCGGTGCACGGGTACAGGTCATCCGGGTGTGATATCCCTGTGGGACTTCTCGAGCGGAGTCCATCGATGGCGCAATGTCTGAACCCTCGCTGCCCTGGGAAAAAACCGAATCTCAACTCGCCCCCTCGCGAGGCCATCGCAGGGAGGTGCGGGTACTGCGGGCACCGCCTTGACAGGATCCCTGCGCCCATCATGCCGACGCGCAGGGTGGACCCGCCCAGTGATTCCTTCGAGGCCGCCTTCCGCGCCTATCAGCGAGCCAACCCCAACATGCGGACGCCCATCGGACGGCGGATTGGCTCCCTGGACGTCTATCCGCTGATTCTGAAGGAGCTGAAGAAAGCCTTCGAGGCCGCGAAGCGCGACTTCATCCTCTATGGCAGCGCTGCTTTGTGGCTGGAGGGGTGCCCGCGTCCGGACCTCAGTCCCAGGCAGACCATCAAAGACCTCGACATGGGGACGTTCGCGGCCGACGCCAAGGAGACGGAGCAGGCCATCCTCAAGCTGGTTCGGGGGACCATCGCCGGCTCTGTGATTGACTGGGGCAACGTCAACCACGTCTTTACGTCCAACCAAGGCACCATGGAGTTCGTGGCCGCAGACGAAGGCGTGCAGTTCTCCTTCAGTCTCCAGAACCTCGAGGGCTGGTCGGCCCTCTCCAAGATATCCAAGCCCCGCCGCTTGCCGGGGACCCAGGTGAGAATCCTGGCCACTGGCCTCGAGTACATCGCCTCGGGCCTCGGTGGCGAGGGAGGCATGTTCGACCGGACCCTGTTTCGGAGCGACAAGACGCTCAAGATCCTCACCTACGCCTGCCTGTGTCTGGGTTATGAGGCGCTGAAGTCGCGAAACATCGTGCAGGAGTTCGTGAAGCGCTTCGCTGAAGCGGATGCGAACGAAATGAAGAAGCAGCTCAGCAACATCAGTGTCGACCGGCACAGCAAGAAGGCAACGGAGTTCCACGGGCAGACCAAACCACTCGTGGACAAGCTGGATTCGCTCAAGACGTTCCGGGCTCCGCTGACATTGTCCGACTCACAGCGGAAGGTGGAGACGGAGCTGGCCGAGTCCCTGGACTCCATCGTCAAGGCGCGACTGAGCCGGGATGAGCGCATGGCGCGCATCGAAGAGAATGTGAAGAAGAAGGTCGACACGCTCAAGAAGACAAAGCCCGAGAAATGGGAACCCAGCAAGGTGAGCTCCAGAGTCTGAACAAAGATGCGGGAAAGGAGGTGCAGGAGGAGAGCGACGAAAAGTCATACATGCTCATCAATGAGCTGTTGCTCGAAGACGCCCTCCGCATCTGGAAAGGAGAGGTGGGGACGGGCATCCTCATCTTCCTGTTGGACCAACTGGCCGTCGTGCACACCATCATCACGGGGTGTTCGTGGATTGAAGAAGAGCACCGTGCCCGGCTCATGGAGGGATACATGCAACTTCATTGGTTCATGCTGGTGGAGGTCGACCAGCGCGTGGAGCGCCCTCCGAGAGCGGTCACCCTCCCAGTCCCGCAGGTCGGCGAGCGAGTCCGAGTCGGCTACCATCTCAACTACGATGTGGTCGGCCGTGTCACGGCCGTCACGGGTAATGCCAATGCCCGCATCGTGAGGATTCGGGTCGAGGAGTGCTACGAGCCTGGGACCGCGACAAAGTTCCGCAGCGACCACACGGCCATCGTGCTCAACGAGGAGATGAGCTGGCAGGTCACTGCGAACCTGTTCAAGCCGCTCTGACGGAGCCCATTCCCTCCGTTCCTAGAGCACCCCACTCGAGACAGGAACCGGCGCCGCCTCGCGGTAGATGCGCAGTGTGTCCGCGACGCTGTGCTTGTATTCGAACCCCGTCGCCTCCAGGAACCGGCGGTTGTCCACGACGATGGGATAGCGCAGGTGGTCCAGCGCCCCCGTCGACAACTTGGGCAGCCCCGCCCTTCCCATCAGGAATGACAACACAGGCGCCGGCAACGGCACCACCGTGCGGCCCGTCTCCCTCACGATGACAGACAACGGAATCGGCGGCGGCCCCGCCACGTTGAAGATCGCCGCGCAACTGCTTCTCCAACGCCAGATGCAGCGCCGACACCACGTCCGCCTCCTGCAACACGTGGAACAGCGGGTCATACCCCAACACCAACGGCACCCGCCGACCCTTCAGGAACGTCGCCAACGTCCCCGTTCCCGGCTCCCCCAACGTGTACGGCAACCGCAACACCGCCGTCGTCACCGCCGGCAACCGCCACAACGCCGTCGCCGCATACAGGTCCGACGCCACCAGGTCCGCCAGCTCCGGAATGGCCTCCAAGGCCCGCGGGGGCTCGTCCTCGGAGTGGTACAGCGGCGAGTCCGGCGCCGCCCCGTAGAACGTGTGCCGACCCACGAACAACAGCTGCTTCACCCCGTGCGTCGCGCAGTGGTCGAACACCGCCTTCGTCCCGTCCAGGTTGATGCGCCCGCGCTCCGCACCCGGAACCGTGAACGCCGTCACCGTGGCCATGTGGACCACCGCCTCCGGTCGCCACCGACGGAACACGTCCTCCGCCGCGCGCTTGCGCACGTCGCCTCGGAAGACCTCGATGCCCTCCTCGCGCGCCGTCTCCCACGGACGCACGTCCACGCCCGCCACCTCGTGGCCCGCATGCTTCAACCGCAGCGCCAGCTTGCGCGCGATTCCTCCGGAGATACCCGGGATGAGCACCCTCATGGCAAGAGCTTCCTCGACAGCCCGCGGTGCTGACGCTCCGCCCGGCCGCGCTCGATGAGACCCGCGATGCGTTCCTTCACCTTCGCCACATACCCCTCGATGACGTGGTCCTCTTCGTCTCCCGTCCCATGGAAGACGAGCGGCTCGCCATAGTGAATCTCCAGCTGCACCGGCAGCGGCACCGGCAACAGGTAGGGCGTCAGCGGCACGTACGGAACCCCCAGCAGCTTGCCCAGCGCATACGCGTTGAACACCGTGGGAATCGCCGACCCGCCCCCCAGGAACGCGAACGGGATGATGGGCGAGCGCGTCTGCAACGCCAGCCGGATGAAC
Encoded here:
- a CDS encoding anthranilate synthase component II — encoded protein: MILLIDNFDSFTFNLVQALGAQGARMKVVRNDALTVADIEALKPERIVISPGPGTPDDAGISLEVIRAFGGRVPLLGVCLGHQCLGQVFGAKVVRAPLPVHGKTADVRHSGQGVFRALPDPFTAARYHSLVVDRESLPDCLEVTAWHEGLIMGMRHRELPGLEGVQFHPESFLTIHGPRLLANFLAT
- a CDS encoding ATP-binding protein, with the translated sequence MSSDPRLEVFLSDGGEVFSGVQQGQYLWQPDPFDVETLSAPARRAFTRLLGRATTSPPPDTGKLLLLLGESGCGKTHLVRAFRNLAHGQQCGFTGYMPMTVDATHYDRYLLSNLIDSLDHPYDVAQGDDSGLMHLSNLLMAQCTSLFAPLIEHEQKILEDDELHGTVRAVADELLADPRFRNVEVDLLRALIYFQRRDPRINRRLFNWLRCEDIAPEDRKVIGELVPRTSDDSAARMVEQLGRLMGALDHALVLCVDQVEDISDFEQRPQMESSFRRAIATLAAIAGKVPRAVVVVCCLSDYWEKMRPLLTRSMVDRIENDPEPVMLERTVTADTARDIAARRLRYLYEQRDVAFDPTDPTYPIPAKGFDALGGQRARDVLNECRRYRERAIEQQLLPDTFPLPHPTRGPAVGTQPPGAGIDLEQAWTDFRAAYKEKLPEDASDISALVAWAVEMSSEELGGSPRFTVKPRNGNDLLDIGEHPSGNKFVLALCDRSSKGGGLGRQMADALKAAAGSTPVLIRTSDFPSSTGTIVSDQLGKLVRQGGRRVVLGDSELRDLVAMRDFRALHVGQPSFAAWSRSARPITRLKSMGDILGLERLGRPAAAGTSSPKPQPPRPVEATGFQPRASPRNGLTAGGQTQMFNDAATTPFGRALPVPPREPGSLVAPTPVPPVAPTPVPLRVARADTPAPNAGLANNDADLGPFHLEPAGQLLPEQEPRVPPPAAVPGGLKPRPRSTPASGTPIPSEVLTGALKLGSSEGLLSQPISLEPSDLTRHSAFLGGTGSGKTTLALNILEQLLLRGIPVILIDRKGDLATYARAESWAEPLEDAALRERRRLLRERVDVALYTPGRSDGRPLAIPVVPHGLESLPAEDRDQSIQQAADAIAGMLDYRTSPNDKAAKAVLAQALRLLMNQSLGKEVTLELLQQFIIAQDPALLEATDGIPTRTFAKLAQDLSVLRINLRTMLSTGGERLDLDELLGRGVHGVPGRTRLSIISTKFLGDNSRILFWVSQLLLETLRWASQHPSSKLQAVLLFDEADMYLPATSKPATKEPMESLLRRARSAGVGVMLATQSPGDFDYKCRENVQSWFVGKIKEENALKRVRSLFADSRVDADARLPGQKPGQFHVLSDGRVQQLKADCSVFKTTQLPEDQILELARLSRKQSGSDTP
- a CDS encoding anthranilate synthase component I family protein, which encodes MSTRPLPPPLDRERFDALVAQGFNQVPVYRRLEPGALRPVDLLRALPPEHRFLLESTRVSAEGRYSFVGAEPFLRFSAKGDQCFVDDVLQPGTPLETLRALLRKWRGVSQPGLPLFLGGAVGFFAYEALHYFESLPRHPRDDLKLPDIALSFVDTFLAVDHLEGHVLAIATGDDWADARRRLDALEAQVRQAVATPPPAPPDPSTPLAEARSNFTPPDYLDAVERVREYIRAGDTYQVNLSQRLEVDFPGESLALYETLSATNPVHFASYLEGDGFQVVSASPERLVRVEQGRAITRPIAGTRRRGTAEEEARFVQELRTSEKERAEHAMLVDLERNDLGRVCAYGTVEVVKLMEIVEYAHVLHIESEVTGQLAPGVEPLDVVGALFPGGTITGVPKIRTMQLISELEPQTRGLYTGSLGYLSFTGDLDLNIVIRTLLVKDGRAYAQVGGGIVHDSQARQEYKETLNKARSQLLALSASRGAR
- a CDS encoding endonuclease domain-containing protein, with amino-acid sequence MLREGLIELPTPGRVKSRAKPRTPAGRQKDEARARSKAERFLYDKVLQNHPATRGLFTLNATVDLHDGGRPLEVDFLSRELRIALEIDGYHHFLEPERFRRDRRKDLALQRAGYWVVRYLEEDVVPRYEEILKTLESLIAARRAEASAQRTSHGHS